Below is a window of Halarcobacter anaerophilus DNA.
AATCGATTAAATCGCTTAAAAAAAAGGCTCTGTTATCAATAAAAGAGAAATAAACATTTACAAAAGTGTTTTGCCCTATAAAGAGTTTTGCATTTTTAATAAATTCAGGAGGAAGTTGTCTGTTTATTGCCTTTTCTTTGACCAATTCTTCGCATACTTCTTCAAAAAGGAAAAAAATTTCGGCAGGTTTTTCTTGGGTAAGCATATAAATATCACTTCTAAAAAGCTCATACTTTTTAAAAATATTTAAGTAGGTTTCTTTACTCATTGGACTATCTTCCTACTGCTTGAAGATATAAAATGTTATTTTTCGTATTAAGAAAATTTTGTGTTTCATCATCAAAATATGCACCGATTCCACTTGAAGAGATATTCAAGTGAGTTGCTTTTAAACTTATTATATGAGCAAAAAAGGCACAAAAAATAACTGCTTTGGCGTACTTTTCCTCTTTTGAAGTGTAAAAAAGAGTGAAACAACTCTCTCCGGCTAATTTTTGATTAAAGGCAAGTTTTGTTTCTATCTCTTTAAAATCCCCCTCTTTTAACAAAGTTACATTTTTGTAAACTCCTCTTTTCATATCCTCTATATTGTTGTTTATAAAAAATATTTCAATACCGAGTTTTTGGGAGATTTTAAATATATTTTCCGTTATAAAAGCAAACTCTGCTTTAGAAATCGACTCTTTTTTAAAGGCTCTTACGGATCTTCTTTTGTTAATAGCTGTCTGTAACTGCTCTTTTGATAAATTTTCAAAAAAAGAGAGTTCCTCTTTTATTTCAAAGTTCTCTTCTTCGAACTTTTTTACAAACTCTTCAATAAAAGAGTTTTTTATAAAATAGTCTGTAGGGCATACGGTAACAGGTCTTTCTCTTAATTTTTTAGGTTTTGTCTCTTTTTCATTATCTATTAAAACTGCGCCTTGAAAAAACTCCTGGCAGTTAAAACCAAACTCCTCGTTTAATCTTTTTTTATCAAAATTGAAGTTAAATGAAAAATTTATATTTTCAAGTTTCAATGAAGAGAAGATAGAAGCTAATTGATGACCTGTATCTAAAAGTAAGTATCTAATTGCTCTATTATCATATTTCCAAGCGCTTCTAAAATATACATTGCTTATTAAAATTACAAATTTTTTAGAAGAGGTTTCATTAAAATAGTATTCAAGTCCGTCATTGCTTAATTCATGAATTAAGCATAAAGAGTCTTCTAAAACTTCATAATGGTAAATTCCGGATAGAAATCCTTTTATTCCTCTTATTTGGATATAGATTTCACAAGGATAAAGACCTCCCGCGCTGGGATTAGTTCTTAAATTTACCTCTTCTTTACCGTATTTTTTCGAAGTTGTGATTTTTCCGAAGTTTTTTATAAATTTTAACTCTTCATAATCATCAAGTTTATACCTTCTAAAAAATTTTGGATAGGTTTTAAAACTCCTGGGTTGAGTTCGCCAATCTATAAATTGTGTCTGCTCAAAGGAGTTTTTTAAGGTTATATTTGTTTTATCGTGAAAGTGTTGCATTTTTCAGCATTTTGAATATTTTAGGAGTCACGGCTAAATCAATAGCTTTAAATCCGTCAAGATTTTCTAACGTCGCATCGGCACTGTTTTCTAAAAGAAGTTTTACAAAATCCTCTTTTCCTGCACTTGCACAATACATTAAAGCAGTAACTCCATTGTCGTTTTTAGAGTTTATATCAATACCCCCGTCAATAAGTGCATAAAAACATTCATATGATGAAGCAAAACAGGCATTCCACAAAGCACTGTTTCCGTCAACGTTTTTTATATCAAGGTTTACGCCTTTTCCTATTAACTCTTTTACAATATCGACTTTCCCTTCTCTTGCGGCTTTCATCACGGCAGAATTTCCGTATTTCCCCTGTTTATTTAAGTCGTTTATATCATAATCATTTTCTCTAAGCCAGGTTTTTGTTATATCCGTAAATGACATTATACACCCATCCAATTCTCATGGGTATGACCTTTTTGTTTAAAGTTTATTACCTCATGAAGATTCTCTTTAAATTCATCTAAATCAAAGCTGGTTTCAATGTTTGAAGGGATTTGTTTATATTTTATAATTCCCTCTTTATCAATTATAAAAATTGATTTTGCAAGAAGTTCATCATTTATATTGACACCGAATTTAAGTGAAAAATCTTTGAAATCATTTGAAACAAAGTTTTCATCTATTTTGTAAGCATTGGTGATTTTTTCAAGATTATCATCACTGCTTTTTGTGATTATATAAACAATAGCTTTTGATTCATATTCAGATAAAATATTGTGTAAACCGTTGTTATAGGCTTTAATACAAGGTAGAGTAATCATAATCTGAATTTTGGGTGCCATCATTCCTATAACTTTTGTCTCTTGGGTTATCATTTTTACTCTTACGGCAGGAGCTTCAGAATCAATTTTTCTTTCTCTTTTTTTTAAAGGGAAAACTTCTTTTTTATATGTAACTTCCATTTTATAAAATATCCTTATGTGTGATTTGACAATTTGTATCAATAATCATTAATGATTTTTTTAAGTTTTTATCTTCATCAAGCATATTAAAGAGTTTTGAAAAATCTTTATACTCTGTTGAGATCAAACTCTCGTCAAGATCATATTTTTCAACTATGCTTTGACAAATATTTCTAGGACTAGAGGTGATTATAAAGCAATCTGCTCTGTCTCTGAAAAACTCAATTGATTCACTAAGTTTTTCATTAAACTCTTTGATATCTTTAAGTGTTATGACTACTTGAACTTTTTGTTTGGGAATTCCCAAAAGTCTGTTTCTACCGTTTATCATCTCAATAGCTATTGCAGGGACTATTGGTCTTTGTAAATTAATGCTCATCATGGTTTACCTCATGGCGATGATTGTTTATGATATTCGCCATTTCAAAAAGAAGATAGGCACTTCCTTCATAAAGGGAATCATTTTTAAGTTGATTTCCTAAACCTTCAAAGTCTGGAAAACCTCTTAACATCAAAGCCTTTTTATGTTTCATTGTATATCTTTCTCCATGAAAGTTTGATATTAAAAGTTCACTATCTTCCAAAAAATTTTCAACATCTTCAAAATCTCCTATTAAAAGATTTTCACATTCGATTGTCTCCAGCAAATCATTTTTATGGGTTGTTACTATTGCTTTTATATTTGCTCCAGCTTCAATAATAGTATGAGCAATAGAGAGGCATTGGTCCGGTTCTAAAGCTAATACTACGGATGAACTGCCTATGGCGAAATGGGTATCCAAAAGGGCATCTTGAAGTCTTTTTCGCCATCTTACGATGCTAGGATGAGGAGAAGTTACCTCTTTTATTTCACAAAGTGTTTTAAAAAACCTATCACTGTTTTCTAATCCTGCCAATGAGTCGAAATGTACTAAGTTTATATTTTCGTTTTTCTCTTTTAGTTTGATTCCTGCTTTTTCTACACTGCTTCCTATTGAAATTACCAATGAAGATGATGCTAAATCCTTTATCTCATCTAAAGAGATTCCACCTGAAGTTAAAGCTCCTTGTTTAACTCCCAAATGTCCGTCAAGAGAATCACTTAAATCAGGAAGAGCTAAAGTCTCATATCCGAAAAGTGCAATTGTATCTTTTATCTTCTCTACTTCTATAGGTTTTAAATTTACATTTGGAATTATTACGGCTTTTTGAGAATCTATCTCTTTTGTAGGAGTTACAAGCTGCTCTATAATTGCTTCAATAGATTTTGCAAACCCGCTCTCAATAGAACCTTCAAAATCGGGAGTATTTACATAACAGATTGTTTGTTGATCTTGAAGCAAAAGAGTTGCTCCTTTTATATCATCCCCTTTTGTTTCCGTAAGTCCTGTCGTAAAAAGACCTACTAAATCAGGTTTTACTTTTTTTGTAATATTTTTAATTGATTCTGAAATTGAATAATCTCCTCCGTCAATTACTGCCGTTATATCATTTACTGCAGTTGTTTGAACGGCGATAGGATCATTAAAGTGTCTTGTAAAAAACACTTTTGAAAAGGAAGCACACCCTTGAGCCCCGTGCATTAGAGGCATACAGTTTTTTATTCCCAGAAAACAGAGCATTGCTCCCATTGGTTGAGAGAGTTTAATAGGATTTAATTGTAAAGGTTTTGAACTAATTGCTTCCATATGATCTTCCTTTTGCAAGATTTTTGTAATAGAATGCAAAAAGTGTTCCTAATAAAATAATAGGAGATTAAGAAACAAAGGCATATAATTAATCCATTTATTTAAAAGAGGGAGGAAACTATGGAAGTAGGTACTTTTCAGGCAGTCGAAGATTCAAATAATACATCTTCTTTATATAAAGGAAGTGATTCACAAAACGGCGTATTTGAAGCTCAAATGATACAACATAGTGTTGCAGCACTTCCTATTCCTGAACCTAAAGAAGTTGAAGGCGTGGATTTAACAAAAAAAGATCTGCCTAAGGTTATGATAAAAGAAGAATATAATGAAGATACCTATGAAGAGTTACAACAAATAAGACAACGTTCTATAGATATGCTTAACAGCGGTACTATTATGAAAGCAGTATTAAATCAAGAAGAGAACGCTTAATCCTTCTCTTTTCCAACATCAGACATTAAAATCGACAACCATTTTGTTGATTTATTTGAATCAAAAGCTATTTTTAAAGTCATTGTAATAGGAACGGCTAAAAACATTCCTACAATTCCTAAAACCCATCCCCATAAAATCAAAGAGAAGAATATAATTAAAGGTGATAAGCCAAGTTCTCTTCCCATAAGTTTAGGTTCAATTATATTACTTATCGAGATATTTATAACTACATAAAAGATTCCCAAAATAACGGTAGTATTTAAATCAGCACTAACTAATGATAATAAAAGAGCAGGAACAGCTGCGATAATAGATCCTACAACAGGAATAAAGTTAAAAAGCATAGCAATAACACCCCATAAAATCGGGTAATCTATATTAAAAAACATTAAAATAACAGCTATTAAAAAACCGGTTAGAAAACTTGTTGTTGTTTTTACTAAAAAGTATTTTTGGATATTGTGAGAAAAAAGATTAAAGTGTTCTAGCTTCTCATTATTGTTTTGGAAAATGATTTTTAATTTTTTTTCAAAAGATTTTGATTCTGCCAATATAAAAGCAACACCAATAATAAGAAGTAAAAATTTAGATAAAAAAGTACCTATACTTCCTATAAGATTTGTAGTAATCCCAAGAAAAGAGTTAAAACTAAGAGCATCTAAAATAGTTTTTTTATCTACTTGGAAACCGTATTTTTCCCCTAAACTGATTATATTTATAACTCCTGCTTGCAACTGTTTTTCATATTGGGGAACATTTGATAGAAAATCTTTAAGTGAAATATTTACGATGTATGACAAAAGAAGTGAAATCAGCGTAAAAATACCTAAAACAACCAAATAAGAGAATAGTTTGGGAATATGTTTTTTTTCTAATAAGTTTATTAAAGAAGAGATAATAGAAGAGATAAAAATAGCTAAAAAGAGTATTATAGCTATTTCACTTACCGCCTTAATCCCGGCAATAATAACTACAACACTAGCTAAATAAAAAAAATAGTATTTTATCTTTACGGCATCCATAATATTCCTTTAGATAGGAATTATATCTATAATCTTATAAATTACATATTTTATAAAAAACTCAAAATTTATTATATCTTAAAAGTATTTTATAGAAGTTTTTTAGCTTCTACATCCGTTGATATTTAATTTTATATTATAAATACTATCTAAATTAAGACCAGATAAAAAGTAAGCAAGTGATTTTAATTTCTTATTCTTATTTGTTATATCTTTATCAACAATTTATCATTTAAATCAAGCATAAAAAGGCGCCCCTACAGCATCATTATAGTGCTGTTGAAAAAGTTTATATCCATTTACTATATTTTGATATTGTTCTTTAACTGTACCAGTTGTTTCACTTAAATCTTGGCTAAACTTATCTAACATAGTCGAGATAAAAGCATCAATATCAATACTGTTTAATTGAGCTCTTGACAGTTCGGTTGAGACATGAATATCATCATTTGAGACAACGAAACTAGCTTCTGTAGGTTTGCCAGCATAAAAATCTTGAAGATTTATTTGCATTTCTAGTTGCATCCACATTGTATTAGCAGGATTTTCTATACTTCCTAAAGTTTCATACATTGCTTTATTTAAATTATCATTATCTGACATATTTATTTTTGCATATTGAAACATAAGTGCAGTTTTTTCTCCATCTTTTGTATCTTCTAGTTCATTGATTCTTTTTTGTATATCCTCATAGTTTGCTTTAGCTTCTTCATAAGAAATCTTTCTTATATCACCAGCTGAGTAGTTACTATAGTCAACTTTTTCATTTTCTTGATAATTTGAAGTTTCATTTGTCTTTTTAACTTGAGACACTGTATTTATATAATTATTAAACGATATTTGCATAATATATAGCCTTATATAAAAATAAAATATAACTGATTTTATAATATATGGAGTTAAAGATGAGTAAAATTATTAATTAAAGATAGATTATATGTAAGATAGTAGAAGGAAGAGTTTATCTTCTTCCTCTGATATTATTTAGATAATTTGCTCCAAGGCTCCGGAGTTCCTACAACTTTAAATACTTTGTTGTTTACGGAGTGGCAAACATCTTTTGCAAGATTTATTAAACCGTTGTAAGCACCGTAACTTATCTTTTTCTCCTGATTAACATCTACAAAAGCGACTTTTTTCTTAATTGCGGTATAAAGACTTCTTCCTCCTGCTAAAAGAATATCTACATTATGCTCATCTATTAATTTTGCTTGTTCGGCTCCGGGATTTGTCATAAGGATATCCACATATTTAGAGGCTATCTCTTTATCTTCCAAGGTTGCTTTTTTTACAGATGTTGCAACTACGTTTAGACCTATATCTTGAAGAGCACTTGCTATTGACCAAGATTTATTTCCCCCCGTATTTAAAATAGCTTTTTTGCCTTCTAACATCTTTCTATAGGGAATTAAAGCTTTTTCCAATTTTGCTTCTTCTTGGGCAATTACCTCTTCTGCTCTTTGGATTAACTCTTTATCTCCAAAAGCATTTACAATACTTCTTATTGCATTACTTGTATCTCTTTTTCCGTAAAATGAGATTGAGATATAAGGGATTTGATACTTCTCTTGCATCTTTCTGCATAAAGTTACTAAAGATTTTGCACAAACTATTACGTTAAGTTTTGCTCTGTGAGCCATTTGAATATTTTCTACTCTACCGTCTCCTGCAAGAGTAGATACGATTTTAATCCCTATTTTTTCTAAAATAGGAGTATATTGCCACATATCTCCCGTAACATTATATTCACCGATTAGATTAATTCCATATGGATGAATCTCTTTTGGCTCTCTTGTTCCTATAAGCTGGTGAAGTACCGATTCTCCTCCAAGTCTGGAACCTAGATTCTTCCCTCCTACAAAACCAGGAGAGTGAATAACTACGATAGGAATACCGTGCTTTTCTTCCATTCTGGCACATACATTATCCATATCATCACCGATCATTGCAGTAACGCAGGTTTCATATACAAATATTGCTTTTGGATTTTTATGTTCTACTAAGTAGTTAATAGAATCTTCCAGTTTTTTATTTCCTCCGAATATTACATCATTTGTATTAACATCGGTAGTATATCCCGTAAAAGTATTGTTCTCACCTTTATGGGAAGTTAGGGTTTGTCTGGTCTCCCATGACGCTCCGATACAAGTTGCAGGTGAGTGAACTAAGTGTATAACATCTGCATAAGGGAAAAGTGCAATTTGAGAACCCTCAAAGGCACAACCGCCTGATGTGGCACCCGGTTTTGGTTTATCGCATGAAGATTTTTTTGTTTTGTTATGAGAACATGCACTCTCATTTAATAGATCTCTAATTAGTTTTTTATTTACCATCTTAGACTCTTTATGTTAATTTTGAAGATTTTCATGCAAATTATATTCCTTTGAGTTTATGGAACAGTTTTTGCATTGTAATTTTAAAATAATTTAAAAAGAGCGAGGAGATTAAGATGATTGCTATACCATTAAATAAAAGTAGTTCTACTACGATTTCGGATTTATATGGTAATGCTCCATATTTTGCTCTACTAAACCCTACAACCGGAAGTTTTACCGTAGAAGAGAACATAGGTTGCGGAAACGGTTTGGATACTGCTAAATTTGTTAAAGACTTAGGCGTAACAAGTACAATATTCTTTCATATGGGAGAGGGTGTTTTTAACTATTTAAATGAGAACGAAATCAAAGTATTTTCTGCTACAAAAATGTATTTAAGTATTGAAGATATTTATAGAAGCTTATTGGAAAACAGTTGTAAAATTGTTACTAAACATAATTGCGAATCACTACTTGATCCGGGCACTGCAAGTTGTGCTTGTGAATGTGAAGATAGGAGTTAAAAATGGCTGTAATGATAACAGATGAATGTATTAATTGTGATACTTGTATTGAAGAGTGTCCTGCTACTGCAATTGTAAGTGCGGATGATTCTCCTTTGGAAGAGGGTGAATATACTTATGTAAAACCTGAAAAATGTATTGAGTGTGTTGACGGTTCTGTTCCAAAATG
It encodes the following:
- a CDS encoding NifB/NifX family molybdenum-iron cluster-binding protein, yielding MIAIPLNKSSSTTISDLYGNAPYFALLNPTTGSFTVEENIGCGNGLDTAKFVKDLGVTSTIFFHMGEGVFNYLNENEIKVFSATKMYLSIEDIYRSLLENSCKIVTKHNCESLLDPGTASCACECEDRS
- the nifE gene encoding nitrogenase iron-molybdenum cofactor biosynthesis protein NifE yields the protein MVNKKLIRDLLNESACSHNKTKKSSCDKPKPGATSGGCAFEGSQIALFPYADVIHLVHSPATCIGASWETRQTLTSHKGENNTFTGYTTDVNTNDVIFGGNKKLEDSINYLVEHKNPKAIFVYETCVTAMIGDDMDNVCARMEEKHGIPIVVIHSPGFVGGKNLGSRLGGESVLHQLIGTREPKEIHPYGINLIGEYNVTGDMWQYTPILEKIGIKIVSTLAGDGRVENIQMAHRAKLNVIVCAKSLVTLCRKMQEKYQIPYISISFYGKRDTSNAIRSIVNAFGDKELIQRAEEVIAQEEAKLEKALIPYRKMLEGKKAILNTGGNKSWSIASALQDIGLNVVATSVKKATLEDKEIASKYVDILMTNPGAEQAKLIDEHNVDILLAGGRSLYTAIKKKVAFVDVNQEKKISYGAYNGLINLAKDVCHSVNNKVFKVVGTPEPWSKLSK
- the nifN gene encoding nitrogenase iron-molybdenum cofactor biosynthesis protein NifN, producing the protein MEAISSKPLQLNPIKLSQPMGAMLCFLGIKNCMPLMHGAQGCASFSKVFFTRHFNDPIAVQTTAVNDITAVIDGGDYSISESIKNITKKVKPDLVGLFTTGLTETKGDDIKGATLLLQDQQTICYVNTPDFEGSIESGFAKSIEAIIEQLVTPTKEIDSQKAVIIPNVNLKPIEVEKIKDTIALFGYETLALPDLSDSLDGHLGVKQGALTSGGISLDEIKDLASSSLVISIGSSVEKAGIKLKEKNENINLVHFDSLAGLENSDRFFKTLCEIKEVTSPHPSIVRWRKRLQDALLDTHFAIGSSSVVLALEPDQCLSIAHTIIEAGANIKAIVTTHKNDLLETIECENLLIGDFEDVENFLEDSELLISNFHGERYTMKHKKALMLRGFPDFEGLGNQLKNDSLYEGSAYLLFEMANIINNHRHEVNHDEH
- a CDS encoding ankyrin repeat domain-containing protein: MSFTDITKTWLRENDYDINDLNKQGKYGNSAVMKAAREGKVDIVKELIGKGVNLDIKNVDGNSALWNACFASSYECFYALIDGGIDINSKNDNGVTALMYCASAGKEDFVKLLLENSADATLENLDGFKAIDLAVTPKIFKMLKNATLSR
- a CDS encoding thioredoxin domain-containing protein, whose amino-acid sequence is MEVTYKKEVFPLKKRERKIDSEAPAVRVKMITQETKVIGMMAPKIQIMITLPCIKAYNNGLHNILSEYESKAIVYIITKSSDDNLEKITNAYKIDENFVSNDFKDFSLKFGVNINDELLAKSIFIIDKEGIIKYKQIPSNIETSFDLDEFKENLHEVINFKQKGHTHENWMGV
- a CDS encoding nitroreductase family protein; translated protein: MQHFHDKTNITLKNSFEQTQFIDWRTQPRSFKTYPKFFRRYKLDDYEELKFIKNFGKITTSKKYGKEEVNLRTNPSAGGLYPCEIYIQIRGIKGFLSGIYHYEVLEDSLCLIHELSNDGLEYYFNETSSKKFVILISNVYFRSAWKYDNRAIRYLLLDTGHQLASIFSSLKLENINFSFNFNFDKKRLNEEFGFNCQEFFQGAVLIDNEKETKPKKLRERPVTVCPTDYFIKNSFIEEFVKKFEEENFEIKEELSFFENLSKEQLQTAINKRRSVRAFKKESISKAEFAFITENIFKISQKLGIEIFFINNNIEDMKRGVYKNVTLLKEGDFKEIETKLAFNQKLAGESCFTLFYTSKEEKYAKAVIFCAFFAHIISLKATHLNISSSGIGAYFDDETQNFLNTKNNILYLQAVGR
- a CDS encoding AI-2E family transporter, whose protein sequence is MDAVKIKYYFFYLASVVVIIAGIKAVSEIAIILFLAIFISSIISSLINLLEKKHIPKLFSYLVVLGIFTLISLLLSYIVNISLKDFLSNVPQYEKQLQAGVINIISLGEKYGFQVDKKTILDALSFNSFLGITTNLIGSIGTFLSKFLLLIIGVAFILAESKSFEKKLKIIFQNNNEKLEHFNLFSHNIQKYFLVKTTTSFLTGFLIAVILMFFNIDYPILWGVIAMLFNFIPVVGSIIAAVPALLLSLVSADLNTTVILGIFYVVINISISNIIEPKLMGRELGLSPLIIFFSLILWGWVLGIVGMFLAVPITMTLKIAFDSNKSTKWLSILMSDVGKEKD